GAGGAATACATGACACGATGTACCAGTTTCCTCGCGGGACTGCTGCTTTTGCTGCTGGCATTCGCTCTGCCAGCACAGGCGCAGACTGGATGGTCCGCGGGGTTTTACGAAGGTTTTCGGGCTAACCAGGCCGGAAACGGGAGCCTGTCCCTGACTTGGACGACAGGTAACCTGGGAAATACCTGGGATGAAGGGGAGTGGGTGCCATACCGGCTCCAGCTCATCAACTTCAATATCAATAATGCCGGATTTTCCGATATCACCATTTGCTACGACTTCACGAAAGGCAATCAGGATGCCCGCTTCGTCGATCTCGTGCGCGGAATCCAGATCGGAGCGGATACGAGCGGTCAGTATCACGGGTGGCCTACAGATACCCTGGGTACACTGGCTTCGCTCAATAATCTTACCGAGTTGAATATTGCGCAGAATAATAAGGGTGTCACGAGTTTCGGCAACGAGTATGTCTGGAGCAACTGGCATCTTCTCAATCTTGACACTTCTCAGGTGCACCGCGCCACGAATGGCGGTATCGGCGGTGTAGATGATTTGACGCGTTGTTTTACAATTACGCGACAGGATATCATCAACGCATATGGCGGTATCGGGAATGTCCCGAGTGGCACCGTGTACATTTATTTCAACATGCATCTGTCTCAGACCTTTGTCTGGGCAAACAGTCTGCAGAATCAGTATGATGCGCCACCAACGGATGGATGGGGTGGCTACTTGTACAATTACACAGGTTTCCCCGGGGACCAGCGCAATGGTTCCGGATATGTGTCCGGCTCTTCCGGTCACACCTACCTCACACAGGGAAACAAGACTGTTTCGATCCCGATCCCTCCCGCACCTACCGGAGAACTTTCCGGTCTGAAATGGCATGATGTGGACGGCGATCAGATTCAGGATCCGGGAGAGGCAGTTCTGGATGGCTGGCCCATCTACATCGCCTTCGTGGGTCCGACAATCATTTTCGATACGGTATACACCGACAATTCAGGACAATGGCAGGTGACCGGACTCCCGGCCTCGCCCTACCTGGTGCTTGAGGAAATTGCGGCTGCACCTACGACAGGACTTTCTTCCGGCTACACGCTGGCTGCACCGGCGTTTGCGCAGACCCCGCCTTCGACGTGGGAACAGACGTATCCGGACAATGCTTCCACTGCTGGAACGGCTTCCGGTGTCGTGTCGCCTGCATCACTAGTGGCGATGGGAACCGGTCCGTTCGCCTGGGAACTGCAGATCGATACCATCACCGTGTTCGGTGATCTTGATTTCGGTAACTACATCCCCGCTCCGATTTGCGCGGTCTTCCCGATGGACACCACAATATGCGATGGCTCGCAGGTTACCCTCACCGCACAGCGTATTGCACAGGGAACGCCGCCGTACACATACGCGTGGACGGGTCCCAACAATTTCACAGCGAATACACAGAGCATCGTTGTCCCGGCGTCTGCTGCCGGTACATATACAGTGATGCTGACGGACGCCAACGGTCTTACCTCCTCTGGCTGCTCCGGAACAGTGAATGTGTTCCCGATCCCGGACTTCGATATCGCGGGTGATTCCGCGGTTTGCGAGCAGACCGGCGGACATATTTACTATGCTGACTTCGATGTGAATTCCCCGCTCCCGAAGGATTCCATCGTCGCATGGAACTGGTCGATTACCGGAAATGGCAGCATCACCTCGAGCACCACGGATGATTCCGTCACCGTGATGTCCACCGGTGCAGGCAGCTTTACGCTGACCCTGATCGTGACCGACGTGTTTGGCTGCACGGAGACCGTCTCCCGTACGATCACCGTCACCGCACCTCCGGTTTGCTCGATTCAACCGCCGGGTGATGTGTGTCCGGGTTCCACCGGTAACATTTACACCGGTCCCAACGGTGCCTTCACCTATGCCTGGAGTATCAGCGGAAACGGCAGCATCAACGGCTCCACCAGCAATCAGACGGTGAGTGTGGATGTACCGAACGCGCAGGGACAGTTCACCCTTATGCTGACCATTACGGAAACCACGTTCCCGTTCTGTACCAGCACCTGCTCGCTGACAGTGGATGTGCGCGACATTACGCCGCCGGACATTCTCTGCCATGCAGATACGACCATCGAGTGCCCCGCACCGAGTCCTCTGCCGTTCACGCCTCCTACGGCGACGGACAACTGCGATCCCAACCCTGTGATCACCATACTCAGCACCGTTACCAGTCCCGGGAACTGTCCCAACGAGTACAGTGTGACCCGCACCTGGGTCGCGGTCGATAACTATAACAATGCTGATACCTGTTCCCAGACCATCTTCGTCGAAGACAACACGCCTCCTGTCGTGACCGCGGCATCTGACCTCACGGTCCAGTGCGACGGTAACGGCAACCAGGCTGCACTCGCTGCATGGCTCGCCAGTCATGGTGGTGCCACAGCCAACGATGCCTGCGGCGGCGTAACCTGGAGCGATAACTTCAGCGGTCTGTCCAACCTCTGCGGCGCCACCGGCGCGGCGACGGTGACGTTCTACGCCACCGACGACTGCGGCAATGTGGATTCCACCACCGCGACATTCACCATCGAGGATACCGTGCCGCCGACGATTACGACCGCGGCGCAGGATACCACGGTCGAGTGCGATGGCTCGGGCAACACGACGGATCTGAACAACTGGCTGAACAACAACGGCGGCGCTGTCGCCAGTGACATCTGCAGCGGTGTGACCTGGAGCAACAACTTCAGTGGTCTCTCCAATCTCTGCGGTGCCACCGGCGCGGCAACGGTGACCTTCTACGCGACGGATGATTGCGGCAACGTGGATTCCACGAGCGCAACCTTCACGATCCAGGACACCACGCCGCCGCTCGTAACCTCCGCATCCGACACGACTGTCGAGTGTGACGGAAACGGAAATACCACGGATCTGAACAACTGGCTGAACAACCATGGCGGCGCCACGGCCAGCGACGATTGTTCAGACTTTACGTGGACGAATAATTACAATGCACTCAACTTCGTGCCTGGCTGCGGCGGCAGCGGTCATGTCGATGTCACGTTCTACGCGACCGACGACTGCGGCAACGTCGACTCCACCACGGCACGCTTCACCATCGTGGATACCACGCCTCCCGACATCACCGTTGCGGCGCAGGATACCACGGTCGAGTGCGACGGTCAGGGCAACACCACCGACCTGAATAACTGGCTCGCCAATATCGGCGGCGCAGTTGCCAGCGACGTGTGCTCCGACTTCGACTGGACGAACAACTACAACGCACTCAACTTCGTGCAGCGCTGTGGCGGCACGGGCTTTGTCGATGTCACGTTCTACGCAACGGATGACTGTGGCAATGTCGATTCCACCTCCGCGCGCTTCACCATCATTGACACGACGCCGCCGGACATCACTGTCGCAGCACAGGATACCACGGTCGAATGCGATGGCTCGGGCAACACGACGGATCTCAGTAACTGGCTGGCGCATTTTGCCGGTGCTGTTGCGAGTGACATCTGCTCCGACTTCAGCTGGTCGCACAATTACGATGCGAACAACTTCGTACCTGGTTGCGGTGGCAGCGGTTATGTGGACGTTACGTTCTACGCGACCGATGTCTGCGGCAATGTTGATTCCACCACCGCACGTTTCACCATCGTTGATACCACGCCACCTGACATCACTGTCGCGGCGCAGGACACGACGGTCGAATGTGACGGCAATGGAAATACGACCGACCTGAATAACTGGCTCAATAACCATGGCGGAGCCGTTGCCAGCGATATCTGCTCCGGCTTTGCATGGACGCACAGTTACGATCCGAACAATTTCGTGCCTGGTTGCGGTGGCAGCGGTTACGTCGACGTCACATTCTACGCGACGGACGACTGCGGCAATGTGGATTCCACTTCCGCACGCTTCACCATCGTTGATACCACACCGCCGACTGTTACCGCAGCATCCGACACCACGGTTGAATGCGATGGCAACGGCAACACGACGGATCTGAACAACTGGCTCAATAATAACGGTGGAGCCACGGCGACCGATGTCTGCTCCGACTTCACCTGGTCGAACAATTACAACGCACTCAACTTCGTGCCTGGCTGCGGCGGCAGCGGTCATGTCGATGTCACGTTCTACGCGACCGACGACTGCGGCAATGTCGACTCCACCACGGCACGTTTCACGATCGTGGATACCACACCGCCTGACATTACTGTCGCGGCACAGGATACGACGGTCGAATGCGACGGTCAGGGCAACACCACCGACCTGAACAACTGGCTCGCCAATATCGGCGGTGCGGTTGCCAGCGACGTGTGCTCCGACTTTGCATGGACCAACAACTACGATCCCAACAGGTTTGTCCCGGGTTGCGGTGGCAGCGGTTACGTTGACGTGACCTTCTACGCAACTGACGACTGCGGAAACGTGGATTCCACTTCCGCACGCTTCACCATCGTCGATACTACTCCGCCGGACATCACCGTGGCGGCACAGGATACGACGGTTGAATGTGACGGTTCCGGAAACACGGCCTCGCTGAACAGCTGGCTTGCCAATATCGGCGGCGCAGTTGCCAGTGACGTCTGTTCGAACTTCGCATGGACGAACAATTACGATCCCAACAACTTCGTTCCGGGTTGCGGCGGCAGCGGCTACGTAGACGTCACGTTCTACGCGACCGATGACTGCGGCAATGTGGATTCCACGTCCGCACGCTTTACCATCGTCGACACCACGCCGCCTGATATTACGACGGCTGCGCAGAACAAGACGGTCGAGTGTGACGGTCAGGGCAATCCGGCTGACCTCAACGCATGGCTCGCCAGTAATGGTGGCGCCGTGGCGAGCGACGTCTGCTCGAACTTCACGTGGAGCAACAACTTCACAGGTCTGAGCGATGATTGCGGCGAAACCGGCAGCGCGACGGTGACCTTCTATGCCACTGACGACTGCGGCAACGTCGACTCCACTTCCGCGACGTTCACGATTGTCGATACGACGCCGCCTTCGATTTCGGCCGGTGTCATTGGCACCTGCTACGATACGGAGGCTCTCGCTGAAGCCGCAGCTATTGCTGCAACGACTTCCAGCGACGTCTGCAGCGGTGTAACGCTCAGCGCCAACACCGTTGGTGACTGCAACGCGGTCATCACCGTGTACGCAACGGACGATTGTGGCAATGTCGACTCCGTCATGTACAACACGACCATCGACGGCACCCCGCCGGTGTTCACGTATGTGCCGAATGACACGACCATCGCATGCACCGAGACCCCGGTGTTCGGTACGCCAACGGCGACCGACAACTGCGGTGTCCCGACGATCATGCAGGTCGGTAACGACGTCACCGTACCTGGCAACTGCCCGCAGAACTACGCAGTCACGCGTACCTGGAAGGCCGTTGACGGTTGCGGTAACGAAAGCGGACTTGTCAGTCAGACCATTACTGTCGTGGATGACGTACCGCCGGTGATCACCCCTGCAGCTGACGATACCGTCTTCTGCGGTGGTGTTATCGACTTTACGGATCCCACGTACAGCGACAACTGCGATAACGATCCTGAACTGATTGTCGTGAAGGATACCGTTGTCTGGGTGCTCGGCAAGTACATCCACACTCGCTGGTGGAAGGCTGTCGATACCTGTGGCAATGAGTCCGTCACGGTGTCTCAGAACATCATCGAACTCTGCAACGAGTTCCGTACGTTGACACAGGGCTTCTACGGTAATACCGGTGGACGGTATTGCGGGTCACTGCTCCTCTCCACGCAGGGTCTCATTGATTCGCTGTTGCAGGCACACGACACCATCAGGGTTGGTGTGCTCGGCTCCGGATCCCTTTCCATCGTAGCCGGCGACGCCGCCTGCGTGATCGGAAACCTGCCTGGTGGTGGTCCTTCCACGGCTCTTGGCCATGATTACCATTACGGAAACAACTGTAATATCATTCCTGGCAACTTGCCGCTGAAGAACGGCCGCTTCCGGAACTCCCTGCTGGCTCAGACGGTTACTCTCGCTCTGAACCTCAGGTTGGATACCCTGCTCGGCACCAGTTTCTTCCTGCCGCCGCCCAACACGCCCTGGATGCGGACGGAAGGTGCCGACTATATGAACGGTATCTGCGGTGACAATGACGACATGCCCGACAGCACCTTTATCAATGTCTACTTCCCGCCGAATGTCCTGACCTATCTCGGTTCGAACGGACTCAACGTCACCCCGTTGGATCTGCTCGATCTCGCGAACCAGGCGCTGGCTGGAGCAACGTTCGCAAACATCTCCTACGCGGATATCGCGCAGGCCTGTGATGCGATCAACAAGGGCTTTGATGAAGCGCGCTTCGTCGTCGGCTTCTACGCCGTACCGCCTCCCAAGGCGATCCGACCCGATCTGCGTCCGAGTGGTTTCTCGCTCAGTCAGAACCACCCGAACCCCTTCAACCCGACGACAACGATCACCTACAGCCTGCCGGAGCGCAGCACCGTGTACCTCGCGGTCTACAACTCCCTCGGCAAGGAGATCTCCGTCCTAGTTGATCAGGTCGCATCGGCCGGCACGCATGCGGTTGTGTGGGACAGCCAGTCCGTCGAAGGCACTTCGACCTCCGGTCTGTTCTACTACCGTATCGTCGCCAGGGGCGAAAGCGGCGCAGTCTTCCATGACCAGAAGAAGATGCTGCTGGTGAAATAACCCGCATATCTTCTCACGACACGGACACCCCGTCCCCCGGCTTCGCGCAGAGGGACGGGGTGTCCCTTTTTATCAGGGATCATTCCATACCGGATGCATTCCAGACCGGATGCGTTCCAGACTTGAGTCCGCTACCCCGGCAGAGATACATTTATGCAGAAACTGCATATTCACTATTCATGGGAGAATGCGATGAGCAGCGAAAAACAACACGACGCAACACCGGCAGCAGAAGAAGAGATGGTGGACGATCATGGTACGCTGATCGAAGATGAACTCGATCCCGTTTTCATGCAGATGATGGCGGAAAGCGAACCACAGCACACCGACCCCCGCGCTGTCATCAGCTGGCTCACGCGGCTGCGGGAACGCAGGGGCTGCACGCAGGCGATGCTGGCAGAAATGTCCGGGCAGACGCAAAGCGCCATCTCGCGGCAGGAAAACGGTGACGATGCGTTGCTGAGCATTGAGGAAGTCAATGCATACATTCGCGGACTCAACATGAGCTGTACGTTGCGCATCTACGATGACAGCATGCCGATGGATATTCAGATCAATCGCACGTTGTTGGAGCTCATGCGCCTCTGCACGCGTCTGCATCGCCTGCTGACCATGTTCGGTGGACATGACAGCGTGCTTGACGAGATTGACACCTTCCTTGCCGGTGCGATATCCCCGATGTATCTCGAAGCGCTCGATGCCGGTGAACTGCAAGAGGATAGCGTATATGGTGTCATGCATATGGAACTTGCTCCCGGTGCGTGACATTGTGGTCTTTTATCGTATCTTTCGGGGTACGGAGGAAAGACCATTATGCAACGAAACATGTGCACAGGCACCGCGCAGGGGCTGACGCGGTGGCTTTCGTATCTGCTGCTATCAATCGGACTGGCTGCCGCCGGCAACTATGCGACTGCGCAGCCGGCGATGGAAATCACGCGGGTCAATCTCACCTGGCCCGATGTCGAAGTGTTTTTCCGCACGAGCTGTTCACATTATCTGGATTTCAGATTCGACCGGCAGAATCTGCAGATCTTCGACCAGGGGAATGAATTACGCAGCTTCGATCTCGAGTGTCCCGATCAGACGCAGCACTGTCCGATGTCCGTCGCTCTGGTATTTGACGGAAGTGAAAGCATGCAGGGAAGTAACGTCGCTGATGCACGCAATGCAGCCAACCGGTTTATCGGCTTCATGGACGGGATGACAGACGAAGCGACTATCATTTCGTACAACGATTCCGTCACCGTGCTGCAGACGATGAATTCAGACAAGGGGCTGCTGCTCATCGGAGCCGCATCGCTGCGGGCAGCCGGGGAAGGGCGGCTGTTGTGGGACGGTGCACGTGCAGGACTCGATGCCGTCGTATCGTATGGCATGAACAAATGCCGGGCCGTCATCCTCGTTGTGGACGGCATCGACAAGGGATCGGTGAATACGCCGCAGACCTTGATCGAGCTGGCAACAGACGAACAGATTCGGATTTTCACCGTTGCGATGAGTTCCGTAGTCCGTACCCAGGAACTGCAGCTAATCGCAGAGCGCACCGGGGGTGGGTTTTTCCTTGTAACGCCACAGCTGAGTCTCAATGATATTGTCAGTGAAATCTCCACCGCAATCATGGTCGGTTTCGGGGAGTGCAGGCTCGCATACACCGCGGATTGTGCTGACGGACTACCGCATGAAATTCGTATTTCCACCCTGCTGACCAGCTGTAATGCCGTAGTCGCGGATTCCGTCATGTATACGGCACCATTGGATATTTCGACGCGGAAGGATCTGCGTCTCGGGTTTGAAGACCGGACAGGATACGGCGAGGCTGAACTCGAGGTGCCGCTTGAATTGCGGACACCATTGACAGGCAAGGTCATACCACCAATGCTGTTTACGTTGAAGACCGATGGCAGCTGTCTCAATATCATGGGTGTGACATTCGACAGCAGTGATCTGTGGTCACCTGCTTCAGTGGTTGCACAGCCTACCGAGTCAGGGTTGCGCGTCGTCGTCAACGAGCCCGTGCTCGTCCATGGCTCCGGTGCTTTGCTCAGAGTACGTGTCCGTCTCCGCGATGTCAATGACACAACCTGCTGCAGCCTGCGCATCGAAAACGTGAACCTGGCCTATGGCTGTCTCCAGCCTGTGATAGAAGAAGGAACATTCTGTATCATCCCACGACGTGCCCGCATTGACTGCAGTATTGATGCTCCGGCAAGCCTGCAATGGGATGATCTTCAGGATATCTATGTCCCTGCCAAAATTCGGGTGACCGCACGTTTCACCAACTATGGGACTCAGACCGCATCCGATCTGCGCTACACGCTGGAGTATGATACCTCCGCTATCGCGTCCATCGAACCGACCTCGCCACTGCGCGATATTCCTAAGCAAATTCTACCGGGAGATACCGTTGAGGTACACTGGGACCTCCTTCCCCGTCACGTGCGCGAGGAGGTGACGACGTTGATCTGCATCGAAGCGGAAGCATTGAACGCCGGGGATGCACGCTGCTGTGCTGATGTGCTCATCGAGCAGGCACGGCGCGATGTCTCGTGCACACTCGAAGTCCCGCCGCTGCGTGCGGATACGCTCGCCGGTGTTTACAAGCCGCAGCCGCTTACAGTGACAGCTACAGTGAAAAATGAGGGACAGGACAACCTCCAGGGCATCGCGGCGAAAATCTTTTTCGTGTCCTCTCTCGACCTTGCAGGCGCCGATGCGCCCGACAGATATCGCAAGGCGCTGACTCCCACATGGCTGGCGCCGGGCGATTCGAGCTCCGTGCAATGGGAAGTGGCCGTGCAGCCACCATTGCCGTCTGCAGAAGTGCATGCCCTCGTACGCGTGCAGATTTCCACACTGCACGGTGACAGCACAGAAGCCTCATACGTCGTGCGCATTCCGGCGATGAAGACACCGTTCAGAATTGCACTGTCCACCGACGACCCTCTCGAATTCTGCGAAGGCGACATGTGCCGGCTGGATGCCGGTAAGGGATACGCGGCCTATGCCTGGTCGACCGGAGAGCGGACGCGAAGCATCATTGTCAGGCAGAGCGGCAGCTATTCCTGCAGCGTCCAGGAGAATGGAGGCCGCTGGGGACATTCCGACACGCTGGAGGTCCTCGTACGTCCACGTCCCGAACCACGGTTGACGACACGCGGGAGCAACCCGATCTGTGAGGGTGACACCATCATACTGAGCACTGCGCGATCGTATGCCTCGTACCTGTGGTCAAACGGTTCGACCACATCGGAGTTAAAGGTGACTCGAACAGGCATGTATTCCGTGTCCGTTACCGACAGCACAGGCTGCAGCGGGCGATCCGATACACTCGCCGTCGCGGTGGTACCAGTCGCCGCTGTTCCCGCCATAACGCGGAACCTCGATGTTCTCACCTGCACGCGGGCTGTGCGCTATCAATGGCGCCTGAACGGTGTGGATATCCCCGGAGAGACGAATCAGTTCCTCGCACTCGACCGTACAGGCTCGTATTCCGTCATGATTACCGACAGTAATGGCTGCACCGCGGTGTCAACGCCGTATGACGTCTCCGTCCTTGATCTGGATGATGCTGTTGCTCCGCAGGCGCAGGTCGATGTCTATCCGAATCCTTCCACAGGGAATATGACCGTTGTGCTGCGAAATATGCAGAACCTGCATATTTCCATGTATGACATGCTGGGACGCTGCGTGTGGCAGGAGGTTGTCCACGATGCCAAACCCCAAACACCGCTGACCTTGCCTTTGGCTGGGCGTCCCTCCGGAGTATATCTTTTGCGGATCAATGCTGATGGAAAGCAATACCTGAAATGTCTCGTTGTGCAACGACCCTGAGTTCTGCGGGTACCGTTCGCACGACAGGCATTGTCTGGAAATGTAACTAATCTCCTCGCAGGGGTTTATATAAGAAATACGGAGGTACCTACCATGACAACTTGTGCACGCATGGTCCGAGCCGGCAAAGGGATTGTCCGGTTCGCGACCACAATTTCTGTTTTGTTCATCACAGCATTTTTTTTCATTGCTGGGAGCATCCCCGCGCAGGCCCAGCTTAACCTGAATTTCAAGCGGGTGAGCGTGAACTGGCCGACCGTCGATTGCTATTTCAGTGTCGTCTGCAATGGGACGCCAGCGTACGGCATGATGAAAAGCGATTTCGAACTCTACGACAATGGCCAGGAGATACAGAATTTCAGCCTGACCTGTCCCGCACCCATGAGCCGCTGTGCGCTTTCTACCGCGCTGGTTTTCGATGCGAGCGGCAGCATGACCGGTGTCGGCAATGCTGCCGCTATCTCAGCAGGACGCGCATTCGTTGATGTCATGGATGGAGTCGTGGACGAAGCAACCGTCATGTATTTCAACCAGGATGTCACCGTGATGCAGCAGATGACAACCTTGAAACCAATGCTTTACGCTGCAATAGATAATCTCCCCGCCAGCGGACAGACCGCGATGTGGGATGGCGCCTTCGACGGGGTGATCGAACTGATCAATAACGGCATCAATGATTGCCGGGCAGTCATCCTGCTTTCGGACGGATACGACAACAGCTCGCAGCATTCCATGCAGGAGATCGCGGATCTGGCCGCAAGCAACCGAATACGTGTCTACACTGTGGGGCTTGGCAGCTCGGTTCCCGTCACCCAGTTGGAACAGCTCGCACTGCAGACGGGTGGGCGATTCTATAATGTTGCGAATCCGAACATGCTGCCGGAAGTGTACCGGGAGATTTCCACCATCATGCTGATGGGATTCCAGGAATGTCGCATCACATATGACGCGACATGCGGTGACGGACAGCAGCATGCCGTCGAGCTGCACATGCCTGCATTCTGCTCCGGATCCGATGTGAAAACGCGTACATACCGCGCGGCGCAGGATTCCACGACGTAT
The sequence above is a segment of the bacterium genome. Coding sequences within it:
- a CDS encoding helix-turn-helix domain-containing protein, producing MQKLHIHYSWENAMSSEKQHDATPAAEEEMVDDHGTLIEDELDPVFMQMMAESEPQHTDPRAVISWLTRLRERRGCTQAMLAEMSGQTQSAISRQENGDDALLSIEEVNAYIRGLNMSCTLRIYDDSMPMDIQINRTLLELMRLCTRLHRLLTMFGGHDSVLDEIDTFLAGAISPMYLEALDAGELQEDSVYGVMHMELAPGA
- a CDS encoding VWA domain-containing protein — encoded protein: MQRNMCTGTAQGLTRWLSYLLLSIGLAAAGNYATAQPAMEITRVNLTWPDVEVFFRTSCSHYLDFRFDRQNLQIFDQGNELRSFDLECPDQTQHCPMSVALVFDGSESMQGSNVADARNAANRFIGFMDGMTDEATIISYNDSVTVLQTMNSDKGLLLIGAASLRAAGEGRLLWDGARAGLDAVVSYGMNKCRAVILVVDGIDKGSVNTPQTLIELATDEQIRIFTVAMSSVVRTQELQLIAERTGGGFFLVTPQLSLNDIVSEISTAIMVGFGECRLAYTADCADGLPHEIRISTLLTSCNAVVADSVMYTAPLDISTRKDLRLGFEDRTGYGEAELEVPLELRTPLTGKVIPPMLFTLKTDGSCLNIMGVTFDSSDLWSPASVVAQPTESGLRVVVNEPVLVHGSGALLRVRVRLRDVNDTTCCSLRIENVNLAYGCLQPVIEEGTFCIIPRRARIDCSIDAPASLQWDDLQDIYVPAKIRVTARFTNYGTQTASDLRYTLEYDTSAIASIEPTSPLRDIPKQILPGDTVEVHWDLLPRHVREEVTTLICIEAEALNAGDARCCADVLIEQARRDVSCTLEVPPLRADTLAGVYKPQPLTVTATVKNEGQDNLQGIAAKIFFVSSLDLAGADAPDRYRKALTPTWLAPGDSSSVQWEVAVQPPLPSAEVHALVRVQISTLHGDSTEASYVVRIPAMKTPFRIALSTDDPLEFCEGDMCRLDAGKGYAAYAWSTGERTRSIIVRQSGSYSCSVQENGGRWGHSDTLEVLVRPRPEPRLTTRGSNPICEGDTIILSTARSYASYLWSNGSTTSELKVTRTGMYSVSVTDSTGCSGRSDTLAVAVVPVAAVPAITRNLDVLTCTRAVRYQWRLNGVDIPGETNQFLALDRTGSYSVMITDSNGCTAVSTPYDVSVLDLDDAVAPQAQVDVYPNPSTGNMTVVLRNMQNLHISMYDMLGRCVWQEVVHDAKPQTPLTLPLAGRPSGVYLLRINADGKQYLKCLVVQRP